The genomic stretch CTACAAACAAGCGGTGCAGCTTCTGCGCGGAGAGCTGTCGCAACAAATGGCGATCCTGGAAGCCCAGCAGGGCCATCGCAATTACGCGAAAAGACAGCTCACGTGGTTTCGGCGGGAGCCCGACGTGAAGTGGTTCCCTTCGTTTGGCGATGATCCTGATCTACAGCGAGAGCTCTCACAGCTGGTGATCGAACAACAGGGTAACGCGGAAGAACCTCTTCACCGCATTCTGGCGGGAGATGTCTCAGAAGGTCCTTCGTCCAGGATGCGGGCTGAGGATGAGATATCTAAAGAAGATGCCGCCGGGGCGGATCATTTGTAGATCAGGTACTTTTCCCGAATTGGGCGGAAGCTCTCCAAAGCTTCATTCCACTTGGAAGAGATAAAGCGCGGATCCACTCCCAGGTTCAGATCCTCCATCGTTTCCTGATTGGCGACGATGGTCATCATTTTGTCCATGCGGAAATCATTGGGATAGAGCTTATGAAGCGCGGCGGCAAGCTCAATGCCCAGCTCCGGTGAGTCGAGCGTCAGGCGATTGACTACCACCATGTTCACGCCTCCGCATAGTTGATTCGCATACACCGCCGATTTGGGCGTGAAGCTGTACGGAATAAAGCGAACTCCTGAGATGTGCCGTGCGTTGAGGTAAGTCGAGAGCTCCTGCGGTTTGATCCATGGAGCGCCAAGGACCTCGAACGGAGTATCAGTTCCGCGGCCCACGGAAACATTTGTTCCTTCGACGAGCGCAACGCCCGGATAGAGTGTGTTCTCGGTTAGGTTGCGCAGGTTCGGCGATGGATTCACCCACTGCTGGCCGATGGAGTCGAACCAATCTCCGCGCTGCCATCCTTGCATCGGAACCACCGTGAGCTTGGCGCCGAGCTTCTGTTCGCCGTTGAACAATTGCGCGAGTTCGCCGATCGTCATTCCGTGGCGCGATGGAATCATGTAGTAGCTGACGTAGTTGCGTTTGTCTGGATCGGCAATTGGGCCGGAGATCATCGATCCCGTTATGGGATTCGGACGATCGAGAACGATGACGTCGGCGCCGGTCTGCGCTGCAGCTTCGAGGAAGTATCCAGTTGCGGTGTCGTAAGTCCAGAATCGGACGCCGGCGTCCTGCAGATCGATGACCACAGCATCAAGTTCTTTGAGAACATCGAGCGGCGGGCGGCGCTTGGCATCGGTATCGCCGTACACGCTGTAAACAGGTACGCCGGTAGCGGCATCGGTCGCATTGTTGATGTCCGTGGTGTCAAGCTGTCCTACAGCACCGTGTTCTGGCGCAAACAGCGCCGTGAGTTTCAATCCGGGAACCGCGTTGAGGATGTCAATCGTGCGGCGGCCGCTCGCGTCCACTCCGATCTGATTCGTAAGGACGCCGATTTTTCGCGGCGGGGCGTCTCCCTGCGAGGGCTTCAGCGCGGCGAAGTTTGTGGCCTCTAATACGTCAATTCCATTCAGCACGTTTGTGTTGCGATAGCTCATGCGGCGGCTTCCCGCCATGGCTTCGTTGTATCCGGTAATCGCCAGCAGGGGATGCTTGCCATGAAGCTCCGCGCCAAGATCGAGCGTCGTTGCCACTACATTTGCGACTTTACTGCGTAGCGCAACGACCGAGTGTCCGACGTGAGGATGCACGGCGTTGGTCAACAGGATGACGTAGGTATTCGTGTATGGATCGATCCAGATCGACGTGCCGGTAAATCCCGTGTGCCCGAACGATCCAATCGGCAAGAGTTCGCCGCGATTCGAGGAGAAGGCCGAATCAATGTCCCATCCCAGGCCGCGCAGGCTCACGGCGTCTGGCGGCTGTTGCGGGCGCGTCGCTTTGATGACGGTAAGCGATTTTAGAAACTGTTTCCGTTGCGGCTTGGCGTTGATCGCATCAATGAGAGCCTGCGCATATTTCGAAAGGTCGGCTGCGGTTGAGAAAAGGCCGGCATGTCCAGCGACTCCGCCCATGCGTCGTGCTGTTGGATCATGGACGACTCCGCGCAGCATCTGACCATTCTCGTCATATTCCGTCGGCGCGATGCGGCTGCGCCACGATGGTGGCGGCAGGAACCGCGTGTTCTTCATCCCGAGAGGCTGAAACACGAATGCGTCTGCGTACTTGTCGAGCGGCATCTTGGAGATGCGCTCCACCAGAAACCCGAGCACTTCAAAATTGATGTCGCTGTAGCGGAAGTTCGATCCGGGAGGCGTGACAAGCGCCGACCCGAAAGCCATCTGCTGGGCGGTTTCCTCTCCGCTCCATGGAATCTTTAGATCAAGATCTTCCGGCAATCCGGAATAGTGCGTCATCAACTCGCGGATTGTGACGTACTCCTTCCCATTTTGGGCAAATTCTGGAAGGTAAGTCGCCACTGGATCGTTCAGCCGAATCTCTCCAAGCTCCAACATGCGAAGCACCGACGGTGTCGTAGCGACTACTTTCGTCAGCGAGGCAACGTCGAAGATCGTGTCCAGAGTCATGCGCTCTCGGGTAGGCTCGAGCGATCGCATTCCGTAGGCCTTCTGGTAAACGACTCGCCCGTGATGCCCAACCAACACGACCGCGCCCGGACACTGCTGATCCTCGATGGCATCTTCGATGACGTTATCGAGGACCTTGAATTGCGAAGCTGCCGGCGTCTTGCCACTTCGTGGAGCCCCAGGCTTTGCGAGCACCGGTTTGGGCCCATGAACTGCGGAGGTCTTTTGTGCTGAGGAGAAAGGAACAAAGAGGCCGAGAGCCAGAACTACTGAGATCAGTCGCATAGATGAGAAATGCTGATTGTGAGGCATGGGCGAACGAGGTGCAATCCGAGTGTCTTCTTAGAGTACCGGGAGCATCGCGAATTTTCGCCAATCGGAAGGTGTGTGTCGTTGGTGTACGGCATCAGAGCATCGCCGATCGAGCAATGAGGCCGGAACACAAGGTCCTTCGCGCCAACTGCAGGCGCTCAGGATGACACGGAGTATAAGTCGCCGACAGTATTGGACAACTGACGCCGTATCACCAACGCCGTGTCATCCTGAGCCCGTCTTTTGGGCGAAGGACCTTGTATTTGCTTTTCACTTCAGCGCCGACGATGTTAATAGCCAAAATCCGCCGGGGCTGAATATGCGTGCTTCTTCACTCGGAGTGCCTCAAGTCGCTCCGATCCGAGTTGTTCGAGATACTCACTCTGGTTCCGCACTCCTTCTATCCACTTCGCTTTCCACTCCACATAGTCATCCGGAGTCTTGCTTTCCGAGTGATACCTGCGGAAGAACTCGTTATCGCGGTTGTAGTAGCCCTGCACCGGGGAAGGATGAGCTCCGAATGGCTCATGTACGACAGCTGAAACCAGAAAGCCAGGAACAACAGTGCGGTTTGGATCGCTGGCGATTACGTCGCCTGACACGATCTCCTCGGCTACAACGATGACTTTCTTTGCCGCGCGCACCGCCTCCTGCATCACGCCCAGATTCCCCCAGCAGTGAGCGTTGCCTTCTTCGTCGGCGCGCTGCACGAGGACGATGGTCACGTCCGGAACAATGGCACGGACGGCGAACAGCGTCTCCTTAGGTTCAAAAGGGGAAATGATCTGATAGAAGAAATGATTTCCTTTGGGCACATCGCTACCCATTGCTGTGCGCGTCGGCAGGAAAGGCACTCCCATCGCGCCAGCCTGCAGGCCCAGAGCAACGGTGAAGTTCGTCATGTTGAAGACGCGAATTTCGCCGCTTTCGGTTGCGCGGCGGAAGTTGTAGGCCTGTCCCATCATGACGTTTCCGATCCAGGCGGCAACAACGTCTTTCACGCAACCGGCGCCGATGATCTGGTCGAAAAGACAATCCGAAATAGGACCGATGAGGCGAAGATCGCGCTTCCTCTGCCGGATGATTTCGTGTCCGGCAGCGAAAGGGATCATCTGCTCGAGTTGGAGCCCCATCGCGACCGCTGAGCCGTCGGGCACGAACTCGGCAATGGCCTCCTGCATTGAAGCAACTTTAGTCATAGATCCCGATCTTCAGACTGCACGGAGACAGGCTTGAGCGGCGGCTACGAATGGAGATGAGTCACTCCCAAAGATAAGACCGAAGATGATTGAAATTTACGACGTCGAGACCGCGCTGCTGAAGCTTTCCTGCTAGCCGGAAATCATCAGTGAGCACCAGAATCGGTCTAGCTGCGACGGCGCTTATTGAGAGATCGGCGATTCCAAGGATCCTGAGCTGTGCATCAGAGAGCAAGCGGGAAGTAGAAGTGAACTGCTCGTTCCAACGATCAATTAAAGAATAAAACAAGTTATAAAAGCCTGTTTTAGCGTGCTCAGGAAGCTGGTTGGCTAGGTTGCTAACCTCCGTTACTACGTTTGGGGTCGTCACGATTTGCTGAAATAGGCTGAGGAAATTCAGCAACGTCTCAAAATCTTCAATGAGAAACTTTTCTGTTCTCTTGAATTTTGATATCAACGTCTTTTCATAGCTGCCGATGAATAGCAGCAAAAGCAAATTCGAGTCGACCAGGACACCTTGATCACGATGTTTGTTGACCAACTCTGCCAGGCTCGTAATCATACCGTGCGCATCTTCACTGATTCAGCTTGCCCCGTTGCCGCATCAATGGTTACAACTTTGTAGTACCTCGGAATCTGGCCGAGTATCGATCTGAGATCCTTTGCCTCACTCGACCTGTCATATCCAATCGTAATCCGCCAAAACCTGCCGTCGTCGGTTCGTTCAACTTCCTCGAGTTGGACGTTGATTGGAGATTGATCATTGAACAGATCGAAAAAGTACGATTTCGCGATCTTCACTGCATCCCTGGCATCAACCACGCTGAAAGCCTCCATCCAATTTTCTCATTTGCCAGTCCATCTTGGACTGCGCTTCTCCATCCATGCCCGAATCCCCTCCTGCGCATCTTCCGTCCGGACGAGATCCTTCAAATAAATATCTTCGGCGCGTGCAAGTCCCTTTTCAAAATGGGCAGCATCCCAGGCATAGAGTGCCCGCTTGGCATTCGTCAGCGCGGCTGGGCTCAACTCCGCGAGCCGATGCACATATTCGGAAGCTGTTTCCTTTAACGTGTCGGCGGGCACCGCTCGGTTTGCCAAGCCGATTCGCTCAGCCTCGCGTCCATCGAAGCTCCGGCCGGTGAGAATCAGTTCTGCGGCGCGCTTTTGACCGACAACGGACGCAAGCGCAGCTGCGGCAACCGGCGGATAACAGCCCAGACGAATTTCGGGAAAGCCCCAATGCGCTGCATCGGTCGTAATAACGATGTCGCAGGTCATGGCCAGTTCGGCGCCCCCACCAAGGCAGGCTCCCTTCACTGCCGCTACTGTCACCTTCGGTATTTTCAGCAGTCTGCGAATCACACCATGAAACTTCTCCAACATGGTGGCGACTTTTTCTGGAGTATGCGAAGGGATGTCAACGCCAGCAGAGAAGTGTTCTCCGGCGGCCTCGATCAAAATCGTGGAAAGATCGCGGCGAGCCGCGAGTTGATCCAGTGATGCGGACAATTCATCCATCATCTGAAAATCGAGGATGTTCTGCTTTGCGTGGCTGAGCACGATTCGCGCAATGGCTCCGCCGTTCGCAGACTGCGGCATTTCGAGAGTAACTTTTTCCAAAACCGGCTTCCCTGACAACGGACGAGCATACCGTATCAGCGTGCCTACTGATGCAGTCACGCTACAATCCTCAATCTGGAGGATTGGCCATGAGCACAACTACGCCCAAAATGAAACACGAAGAATCGCTCGTTCTGCCCTTCCGGCATACCTTGGCGACGCTTGCGTATCGCGCGGCCAAGCCTCTGCGCGATGTTCCGAAGGGATTCAGCGAAGTTTGCGCCGGCAAGGGTTCAAGGTCGGCGGGAGAGATTCTGGCGCATCTTTGCGACCTGATGGACTGGGCGCTTTCCACCGCTCGCGGTAAAGAGGTGTGGCAGGACACCAGACCGAAATCGTGGAGCGAGGACAGCGGCCGCTTCTTTAAAGCACTTGAGGCACTTGATTCCTACATCGCTTCCGGACAGAAGCTGCACGCATCGTGCGAAAGCATTTTCCAAGGCGCCATTGCCGACGCGCTCACGCACGTAGGGCAAATTGCGCTCCTTCGCCGTCTGGCTGAAGCGCCAATTCGTCCGGAGAACTACTCAGTAGCGAAGATCGAAGCTGGACGAGTGGGCTCGAAGCAGAATGCGCCTGTCGCGGAGTTCTAGAGCAGCAGTCGTACAAACCTTGGGATTAACACGAAGGCCACGGAGGTTTGAAATCAAAGGTCAGGGATTTCATGCATCGTGACCTCCGTCAACCTTTGCGTCCTTCGTGTTAACCCCGGTTTGGAGCAGGCTCACCATCAATCTCAAGTACAATTCCTCCCGCTTACATTTCATCTCTGCGAGACAGCATGCGAAAACTCACTCTTGCAGTCCTTCTCTTTGCATTTTGTTTTCTCACGGTCGGTGCGACTGACGAGAACATTTATTTCGGCTACACACTGCAGTCCTCGCAAGCGGAACAAAGCTGGGAGACAAAGTTTCGGGCGCTTCCCGATTCGACACTGCAGCGCCAATACATGGAGCGGCTGAGCGCGCGGCCTCATCATGTCGGATCTCCGTATGACAAAGAGAATGCCGAATGGCTTCTCGGCAAGTTCAAAGAATGGGGACTCGACGCTCACATCGAAACCTTCAACGTCCTTTTTCCCACTCCGAAGGAGCGGATCGTCGAGCTGATCGCTCCGACTCACTTTCGCGCCAAGCTCGAGGAGCCCACGCTCGCTGTCGATCCGACCAGCGGGCAGAAATCCGAGCAGTTGCCGACGTATAACGCCTATTCCATCGACGGCGATGTAACTGCGCCTCTCGTATTCGTGAATTACGGTGTGCCCAAAGATTATGAGCAACTGGAGCGCCTCGGGATCTCCGTGAAAGGGGCGATCGTCATCGCCAAATACGGCGAGTCATGGCGCGGCGTGAAGCCCAAAGTTGCATATGAGCACGGGGCAGTGGGGTGTCTCATCTATTCCGATCCGCATGATGACGGCTATTTCGAAGAGCCGGTTTTTCCTGAAGGTCCAATGCGCCCGCCAGATGGCGTGCAGCGCGGCAGCGTGATGGACTTCATGCGCTATCCCGGCGATCCGCTCACGCCTGGAGTTGGCGCGACTCCGGATGCGAAGCGTCTTCGCCGTGAGGATGCACAGACAATTACCAGGATTCCGGTGCTGCCGATCTCCTATGCCGATGCGCAGCCGCTGCTGCAGGCACTGGCGGGGCCGATGGCTCCGCGTGAATGGCGCGGCGGCCTTCCATTGCCCTACCACGTTGGAGTTGGACCGGCCAAAGTACATCTGAAGGTAGTTTCGAATTGGGACATCAAGCCCGTCAATGACGTAATTGCCAAAATTCCGGGCGCTACCGAACCGGACATCTGGATCGTGCGCGGCAATCATCATGACGCCTGGGTGAATGGCGCACAGGATCCCATTTCGGCACAGATTGCTCTTCTGGAAGAAGCGCGTGGATTTTCACAGCTTCTCAAGCAAGGCTGGAAACCGAAGCGAACCATCATCTATTGCGCCTGGGACGGTGAAGAGCCGATGCTGCTCGGTTCCACAGAATGGGCTGAGTTCCACGCTGATGAACTGCGTCAGCACGCGGCCATCTACATCAACAGCGACGTGAACGAGCGCGGTTATCTCGAAGCCGGCGGCTCGCACTCTCTCGAGGCATTTGTCAATGAGGTTGCAAAGGACATTCAGGATCCGGAAAAACAGATTTCTGTGTGGAAGCGAAAGCAGGCAAATGAAATTGAGAGAGGAGATGCCGACGAAAAGAAGGAAGGAAGACAGCGTGCGGATCTGCGCATTGATCCACTTGGTTCCGGCACCGACTTCACTACTTTTCTCGATCACCTCGGAGTTGCATCACTCAATCTCGCTTATGTCGGAGAGGATAACGCAGGCATTTATCACTCGATCTACGACGACCTCTACTGGTACATGCACTTTTCCGATAATGAGTTCATCTACTCGCGCGCTCTGGCGCAAACCATCGGCAGCATGGTGATGCGCTTTGCCGACGCCGACGTGCTTCCGTATCAGTTCACCGATTTCGCCGACACAATGAAGAAGTATGACGACGAACTCAAGAAGCTGCTGAAAGATCAGCAGGACGACGCGAATAATACCAATCAGAAGCTCGACGATGGCGTGTACTCCGCGACATCGGATCCGAGGCATCCGACGTTGCCGCCGCCGCGTGCTGCGGTTCCACCTTTCATCAACTTCGCGCCCATCGATAACGCACTCGCAGCGCTCACTCGCGCCGCTGACAATTATCAGAAAGCAGCAAGAGCTTTGCGTGATGCGTCGCCCGGGACAGACTTCGCAGCCCTGAACCAATTACTTCTGCAGAGTGAGCGGCGTCTTACGCTGGACGAAGGACTACCGCGTCGCCCCTGGTACAAGCACATGATCTATGCTCCCGGCTGGTACACCGGATACTCACCAAAAACAATGCCCGGAGTGCGAGAGGCCATCGAAGAGAAACGCTATGCCGATGCGGATCCTGAAATCGCTAAGGTTGCCAGAGTGCTCCAGGCCGAAGCCAGCCTTCTGGATCAAGCGGCAGCAGCCGTGGATCAAATGAAGCAGCAGCATAGATAATAGAGTTGGAGACTGGTTTGTTTGCATGAAGGTCGAACGAAAATCCGATCGGGAATGTCACGGTCTGCCTTCAGTCCGCGTTCACTCTGCTTAACTAAACGATCCTCGTCCGAACCTTTGCGCGACGCGAGTTCATCACTGCCCAGACCTCTTGTCCGTGCCGTTTTCGGCTTCCTTTAGAATATTCAAATCCGATGTCGAAGCACGAGAAAACTGAGGTCTTGAATCCCGCCGCGCAGCTGCGCGATCGCGAACAGCGCTATGACGCGCAGCGCATCGAGCAGAAATGGTTTGATCGTTGGCAGGCGCAGCCGGAGATGTATCGCGCTGAGCCGGCGACTTCCGCGCGCAAGAAGTACTACGTGCTCGAGATGCTTCCGTACCCCTCGGGTGCGCTGCACATGGGACACGTCCGCAACTACTCCATCGGGGACGCGCTCGCCCGCTTCATGTGGATGAAGGGCTATAACGTGCTCCATCCGATGGGATGGGATGCGTTCGGTTTGCCGGCGGAGAATGCCGCGCTCAAGAACAATACTCCGCCGCGCGAGTGGACGCTCAAGAACGTCGAGAACATGAAGCGGCAGATGAAGCGGCTCGGTTTTTCCTATGACTGGAATACCGAGGTTACGACTTGTCTGCCCGACTATTACCGCTGGAATCAGTGGTTCTTCTTGAAGTTCTATGAGCGCGGGTTGGCGTACCGGCGCAAGAGCAAAGTCAATTGGTGTCCGGAGTGTGCGACTGTGCTCGCGAATGAGCAGGTCGTAAACGGATGCTGCTGGAGGCACGAGGAAACACCGGTTGAGCAACGCGATTTAGAGCAGTGGTTTTTCCGCATCACTGACTACGCGGAAGAATTGCTTCGGGATATCGACAAGCTCGAAGGCTGGCCAGAAAAAGTGCGCACCATGCAGCGCAACTGGATCGGACGCAGCGAAGGCGCGCAGGTCGAGTTCAGAGTCGCTGATTCGGAAGAGAAAATTACCGTTTTCACCACGCGCATTGACACGATTTTCGGGGCAACATCGCTTCAACTCGCGCCGGAGCATCCGGCAGTAGCGCGTTTGATTGGGGATGATTCCGAATTGCTCACGAAACTCGACGCAATTGTCGACGAGCAACGGCGTGCGCGGGAAGCTGGAAACATCGGCGAAGCGGAGAAACACGGCTTCTTCACCGGTGCGTACGCGGTCAATCCGTTCAATCAGGAGAAGATCCCGATTTGGGCCGCGAACTACATCCTGATGGAGTACGGCACGGGTGCGATTATGTCGGTGCCCGCTCACGATGAGCG from Terriglobales bacterium encodes the following:
- a CDS encoding exo-beta-N-acetylmuramidase NamZ domain-containing protein; translated protein: MRLISVVLALGLFVPFSSAQKTSAVHGPKPVLAKPGAPRSGKTPAASQFKVLDNVIEDAIEDQQCPGAVVLVGHHGRVVYQKAYGMRSLEPTRERMTLDTIFDVASLTKVVATTPSVLRMLELGEIRLNDPVATYLPEFAQNGKEYVTIRELMTHYSGLPEDLDLKIPWSGEETAQQMAFGSALVTPPGSNFRYSDINFEVLGFLVERISKMPLDKYADAFVFQPLGMKNTRFLPPPSWRSRIAPTEYDENGQMLRGVVHDPTARRMGGVAGHAGLFSTAADLSKYAQALIDAINAKPQRKQFLKSLTVIKATRPQQPPDAVSLRGLGWDIDSAFSSNRGELLPIGSFGHTGFTGTSIWIDPYTNTYVILLTNAVHPHVGHSVVALRSKVANVVATTLDLGAELHGKHPLLAITGYNEAMAGSRRMSYRNTNVLNGIDVLEATNFAALKPSQGDAPPRKIGVLTNQIGVDASGRRTIDILNAVPGLKLTALFAPEHGAVGQLDTTDINNATDAATGVPVYSVYGDTDAKRRPPLDVLKELDAVVIDLQDAGVRFWTYDTATGYFLEAAAQTGADVIVLDRPNPITGSMISGPIADPDKRNYVSYYMIPSRHGMTIGELAQLFNGEQKLGAKLTVVPMQGWQRGDWFDSIGQQWVNPSPNLRNLTENTLYPGVALVEGTNVSVGRGTDTPFEVLGAPWIKPQELSTYLNARHISGVRFIPYSFTPKSAVYANQLCGGVNMVVVNRLTLDSPELGIELAAALHKLYPNDFRMDKMMTIVANQETMEDLNLGVDPRFISSKWNEALESFRPIREKYLIYK
- a CDS encoding CoA-transferase, giving the protein MTKVASMQEAIAEFVPDGSAVAMGLQLEQMIPFAAGHEIIRQRKRDLRLIGPISDCLFDQIIGAGCVKDVVAAWIGNVMMGQAYNFRRATESGEIRVFNMTNFTVALGLQAGAMGVPFLPTRTAMGSDVPKGNHFFYQIISPFEPKETLFAVRAIVPDVTIVLVQRADEEGNAHCWGNLGVMQEAVRAAKKVIVVAEEIVSGDVIASDPNRTVVPGFLVSAVVHEPFGAHPSPVQGYYNRDNEFFRRYHSESKTPDDYVEWKAKWIEGVRNQSEYLEQLGSERLEALRVKKHAYSAPADFGY
- a CDS encoding enoyl-CoA hydratase/isomerase family protein; the encoded protein is MTASVGTLIRYARPLSGKPVLEKVTLEMPQSANGGAIARIVLSHAKQNILDFQMMDELSASLDQLAARRDLSTILIEAAGEHFSAGVDIPSHTPEKVATMLEKFHGVIRRLLKIPKVTVAAVKGACLGGGAELAMTCDIVITTDAAHWGFPEIRLGCYPPVAAAALASVVGQKRAAELILTGRSFDGREAERIGLANRAVPADTLKETASEYVHRLAELSPAALTNAKRALYAWDAAHFEKGLARAEDIYLKDLVRTEDAQEGIRAWMEKRSPRWTGK
- a CDS encoding transferrin receptor-like dimerization domain-containing protein, whose amino-acid sequence is MRKLTLAVLLFAFCFLTVGATDENIYFGYTLQSSQAEQSWETKFRALPDSTLQRQYMERLSARPHHVGSPYDKENAEWLLGKFKEWGLDAHIETFNVLFPTPKERIVELIAPTHFRAKLEEPTLAVDPTSGQKSEQLPTYNAYSIDGDVTAPLVFVNYGVPKDYEQLERLGISVKGAIVIAKYGESWRGVKPKVAYEHGAVGCLIYSDPHDDGYFEEPVFPEGPMRPPDGVQRGSVMDFMRYPGDPLTPGVGATPDAKRLRREDAQTITRIPVLPISYADAQPLLQALAGPMAPREWRGGLPLPYHVGVGPAKVHLKVVSNWDIKPVNDVIAKIPGATEPDIWIVRGNHHDAWVNGAQDPISAQIALLEEARGFSQLLKQGWKPKRTIIYCAWDGEEPMLLGSTEWAEFHADELRQHAAIYINSDVNERGYLEAGGSHSLEAFVNEVAKDIQDPEKQISVWKRKQANEIERGDADEKKEGRQRADLRIDPLGSGTDFTTFLDHLGVASLNLAYVGEDNAGIYHSIYDDLYWYMHFSDNEFIYSRALAQTIGSMVMRFADADVLPYQFTDFADTMKKYDDELKKLLKDQQDDANNTNQKLDDGVYSATSDPRHPTLPPPRAAVPPFINFAPIDNALAALTRAADNYQKAARALRDASPGTDFAALNQLLLQSERRLTLDEGLPRRPWYKHMIYAPGWYTGYSPKTMPGVREAIEEKRYADADPEIAKVARVLQAEASLLDQAAAAVDQMKQQHR